A segment of the Planctomycetota bacterium genome:
CGTGACGATCACCGGTGCCGGCGAGTAATAGGACACCGTCGTCACCACCGGGGTCATGACGGGGACCACCGGCCGGGCGACGACGATGGGCATCACCGGCGCCACGGGCACGAAGCCACCGACGAACGTCGGCCCCGCCAGCCCGAACGGCACCGGCGCCACGACCGGCGGGCCGAACGACCCGACCCAGAATCCTCCCGCCTTGGCCGGCCGCGTTGCCGCCAGCGCCGCGACCAGACCGAGCATCATCACGACCCGCTTCATCGTCATCCTCCCTGCCGAAGAAAACCGGCGCCGCGGTGACCGATCCGTTCCGGTCCTCGCGCTGGCATCGATCATACGCGCGCGGTGCAAAAAACGCTCGCTGCGCACGGCCAGCGGACGGAATCGGTGCGCCGCCGCCGGTGCGGCCCGTCAGGGGACCATGCCGCGCTGCCGCAGCCACGCCAGCGACCCAGCTTGCCAGGCATCCCAGGAGGGGCCCTTGTAGCCGTCGAGCCCGTGGCCTCCCGAGGGGAGCCGGAGGAGCCGCACCGGGACCCCCTTGGCGACGAGGGCGTCGTGGAACAGGACGCTGTTGGCGATCGGCACCGGCGCGTCGTCCTCGGCATGGGCGAGGAACGTCGGCGTGGTGTCGGCGGTCACCTGCTGCTCCGCCGAGAACCGGCGGACGAGGTCGGCCGACGGCGCGGGGCCGAGGAGATTGCTCCGTGATCCGCCGTGCGCGGCGTTTCCGGACATGAGCGTGATCACCGGATAGACGAGGATCGCGAAGTCGGGGCGGCTGCCGACGCGCTCGACCGGGTCGGCCGCACCGGGGGCGCCCGCCTCGAAGAGCGTCGCCGCGGTGGCCGCCAGGTGGCCCCCCGCCGAGAACCCGATGATCCCGATCCGCCGCGCGTCGAGGTTCCACTCCGCGGCGCGGTGGCGGACCGTGCGGATCGCGCGCGCCGCATCGAGCCGTGGCACTTCCGGCCGACCGGCGGGAAGGCGGTATTCGAGGACGACGCCGGCGATCCCGTGGCGGCACAGCCAGGCGGCGATGCCGTGCCCCTCCGGGCCGGTCACCAGCCCGCCGTAGCCGCCGCCGGGGCAGATCACCGCCGCGGCCCCGGTCGGCTTCTCGGGAAGGTGGACGGTGATCCGCGGCTTCCCCTCACCATCGACAGAGCCATCCCCGACCGGCGCCGGTCCCGGCCACAGCGGCACTTCGATCGGCTCGGCAGCGGCGACGCGCGCCCC
Coding sequences within it:
- a CDS encoding alpha/beta hydrolase, producing MPTVSASFRSRFPQRARSPGLALVPLLLACGARVAAAEPIEVPLWPGPAPVGDGSVDGEGKPRITVHLPEKPTGAAAVICPGGGYGGLVTGPEGHGIAAWLCRHGIAGVVLEYRLPAGRPEVPRLDAARAIRTVRHRAAEWNLDARRIGIIGFSAGGHLAATAATLFEAGAPGAADPVERVGSRPDFAILVYPVITLMSGNAAHGGSRSNLLGPAPSADLVRRFSAEQQVTADTTPTFLAHAEDDAPVPIANSVLFHDALVAKGVPVRLLRLPSGGHGLDGYKGPSWDAWQAGSLAWLRQRGMVP